The Parashewanella spongiae genome has a window encoding:
- a CDS encoding cytochrome c-type biogenesis protein, translating into MNRLLKGLLVFGTWFIAHVAATPVDTYPFKTVENQERAISLARSLRCPQCQNQDLVDSNSPVAQDLRLQVYKMVDAGKADDEIIQYMTQRYGEFVLYKPKLENKTYILWWGPLGLLLIGGLVGVIFIRQQRINKGTEPQISESDQKMLDELLKDNNKNE; encoded by the coding sequence ATGAATCGATTACTGAAAGGTTTATTAGTTTTTGGAACATGGTTTATTGCACACGTAGCAGCAACACCTGTAGACACTTACCCATTTAAGACCGTTGAGAATCAAGAGCGAGCGATAAGCTTAGCCCGTTCTTTGCGTTGCCCTCAATGTCAAAACCAAGACTTAGTAGATTCAAACTCTCCAGTGGCACAGGATCTGCGTTTACAAGTGTATAAGATGGTTGATGCAGGAAAAGCTGATGACGAAATCATACAATATATGACTCAGCGTTACGGTGAATTTGTTTTGTATAAGCCTAAACTCGAAAATAAGACTTATATTCTTTGGTGGGGACCGCTGGGTTTGTTATTAATTGGAGGTCTCGTTGGTGTGATATTCATTAGGCAACAGCGGATAAATAAAGGTACAGAGCCACAGATCAGTGAATCCGATCAAAAAATGCTGGATGAATTGCTGAAAGACAATAATAAAAACGAATGA
- a CDS encoding DsbE family thiol:disulfide interchange protein — MKKLVLFIPLLGFMVLGIFLYQGLYLNPQQLDSALEGKPVPFFELQQLDDENRIISNKDLIGTVALLNVWGTWCPSCKLEHPYLMHLAKQKLLPIHGINYRDQREAALAELKAVGDPYELNIFDPNGRLGVDLGVYGAPESYIIDHKGIIQHRYAGPIDAAVWEQELYPIIQKLQLAAQADGAQ, encoded by the coding sequence ATGAAAAAGCTTGTACTTTTTATACCACTTTTAGGTTTTATGGTGTTGGGGATATTTTTGTATCAAGGCTTGTATTTAAATCCTCAGCAGCTTGATTCCGCTCTAGAGGGTAAGCCAGTTCCATTTTTTGAACTGCAGCAACTGGACGATGAAAATCGCATTATCAGTAATAAAGATTTAATCGGAACAGTTGCATTGCTTAATGTGTGGGGAACGTGGTGCCCCTCTTGCAAGCTTGAACATCCTTACTTAATGCACCTTGCTAAGCAGAAATTACTGCCTATACATGGCATTAACTATCGCGATCAACGTGAAGCCGCTTTAGCTGAACTAAAAGCCGTGGGCGATCCTTATGAATTGAATATATTTGATCCAAACGGTCGATTAGGGGTTGATCTCGGAGTGTATGGCGCGCCAGAAAGTTACATCATCGATCATAAAGGTATTATCCAACATCGATACGCCGGGCCGATAGATGCAGCAGTTTGGGAACAAGAGCTCTATCCTATAATTCAGAAACTACAATTAGCGGCTCAAGCTGATGGGGCACAGTAA
- the ccmI gene encoding c-type cytochrome biogenesis protein CcmI yields the protein MMTTFWIVIAIFILVSFTLIWFPFIKKSSQLQPLENIRHQANLTLFNEKLSVLEKEHRDNQIDEQEFLALKKELEITLLQDVQQAPEHAQASTSSKSPIWPLLMSFTVLAVAGVMYNKLGSYEILNQTPQLAQSHESMSQEQIFEQQLSMMQQQVNADPKDSETWFSLGHAYISLGRYTEAVKAFDQAIAVDGETAELLGPKATALFYQAGQQMTPEIQAIIDKSLALDSSDPATLLLVGMSAFFNSEYQQAINAWQKILNSERQDIDRSAVTNAISEAKKRLKGNTDEVALSHASITVEVSIAPELASQAEITDTLYLFVRTSGDKIVPIAATKLVSAQLPLTVELNQSNELGTGVSLNDVSQVDVVALLSKDGKLKPKAGDLQGRLTKVEVGSQVRLVLDTRVSK from the coding sequence ATGATGACTACTTTTTGGATTGTTATTGCTATTTTTATTCTTGTGAGTTTTACCCTGATTTGGTTTCCCTTTATAAAAAAGTCCTCTCAGCTCCAACCTCTAGAAAATATTCGCCATCAAGCTAATTTAACCCTTTTTAATGAAAAGCTATCAGTGCTCGAAAAAGAGCATCGAGATAATCAAATTGACGAACAGGAATTTTTAGCATTAAAAAAAGAGCTTGAAATCACGCTATTGCAAGATGTACAACAAGCTCCAGAGCACGCACAGGCTAGCACTTCTAGCAAATCTCCAATTTGGCCTTTATTGATGAGTTTTACTGTTTTAGCTGTCGCAGGGGTTATGTACAACAAATTAGGTTCTTATGAAATATTAAATCAAACGCCACAGTTAGCTCAAAGTCATGAAAGCATGTCTCAAGAACAAATTTTTGAGCAACAACTGAGTATGATGCAACAACAAGTCAACGCAGATCCCAAAGACAGTGAAACTTGGTTTAGCTTAGGCCATGCTTATATATCATTGGGTCGTTATACTGAAGCCGTGAAAGCATTTGATCAGGCTATCGCTGTCGACGGCGAAACAGCTGAACTATTGGGTCCTAAAGCGACGGCATTATTTTACCAAGCCGGTCAACAAATGACCCCTGAAATACAGGCCATTATCGATAAATCGCTTGCTTTGGATTCAAGCGATCCAGCCACCTTACTTCTTGTTGGCATGAGCGCCTTCTTTAACTCAGAATATCAACAAGCCATTAATGCATGGCAGAAAATTTTAAACTCCGAGCGACAAGATATTGATCGTAGCGCCGTAACTAACGCTATTTCTGAAGCGAAAAAGCGCTTAAAGGGTAATACAGATGAAGTCGCACTCTCTCACGCGTCGATCACAGTCGAAGTGAGCATCGCTCCTGAGCTAGCTAGTCAAGCTGAGATAACTGATACTTTGTATTTATTTGTGAGAACGTCCGGCGACAAAATTGTCCCTATTGCTGCAACGAAATTAGTTTCAGCTCAACTTCCACTTACGGTTGAATTAAATCAAAGTAATGAGCTAGGTACTGGCGTGAGCTTAAATGATGTATCTCAAGTCGATGTGGTCGCTTTATTATCAAAAGATGGCAAGTTGAAACCTAAAGCTGGTGATTTACAAGGACGACTCACAAAAGTTGAAGTTGGTAGTCAAGTTCGCTTGGTTTTAGACACGCGAGTGAGCAAATAA
- a CDS encoding c-type cytochrome, which yields MKKLLAMTAVAALTLSANVMAQDGKAVYDKACHICHSMGVAGAPKLQNKAEWAPRLAQGMDALVATVKKGKGAMPPGGMCTDCSVDDYKAAIEYMSKAK from the coding sequence ATGAAAAAATTGTTGGCAATGACAGCTGTAGCTGCATTAACTTTATCAGCTAATGTCATGGCGCAAGATGGTAAAGCGGTTTATGACAAAGCGTGTCATATTTGTCACTCAATGGGTGTTGCTGGCGCTCCCAAGCTTCAAAATAAAGCGGAATGGGCACCACGTTTAGCTCAAGGAATGGATGCACTTGTTGCGACCGTAAAAAAAGGTAAGGGTGCTATGCCTCCAGGTGGCATGTGTACTGACTGTTCAGTTGATGACTACAAAGCGGCAATTGAATATATGTCAAAAGCGAAATAA